In a genomic window of Nostoc sp. UHCC 0870:
- a CDS encoding ABC transporter ATP-binding protein has translation MSDLRVWFEVYTKALFRSLPLVWTAAPKEIFVLIVLTLLQGFLPAVSIWITKLVVDTVATELSAGRVLGWTILLPLVGGWVGALLLETLLDPWRTALQGNLNDKLMAHMSLKLMRKADTLPDLSRFEDAEFYDELQLLQEQINYQPLNLLENLVELGRSLVTLVVMVALLIPLTFWIPLVIAIATIPQVVVSAQYGKAIWLTLFENSPQARRMKYYTSVMLSDTYAKETRLFQLGSFFIDRYLQAFQSLHNSMRHLRGKQAFWSSSLAILSTLGNGFAFYWVVQKAFQGELSAGSVLLFVQSLTYFQQNLGEFVGNGLELFENVLYMEQFFAFLDSTSPMLLSVPGEKIPNPIRKGITFEKVYFRYPDAKGWAVKNISFTLHPGETVAIVGENGAGKTTLVKLLTRLYDPNKGRILVDGVDLKNLNLEQWRQQIAGVFQDFGRYSLTLGENIALGNLKALENRDLLRYAVEKADIVKLVEQFPTGEDTPLGKQFSGTELSGGQWQKLALARAFVRKQAQILLLDEPTAALDPRSEYELYLRFVELAEGKTTILITHRLASVRMAHRILVLKDGRLIEDGTHQELLQHGGEYTALWNMQVQQYGITE, from the coding sequence ATGAGCGATTTAAGAGTTTGGTTTGAGGTATATACTAAAGCCTTATTTCGTTCTCTACCCTTAGTATGGACAGCAGCACCCAAGGAAATTTTTGTATTAATTGTCCTGACTTTATTGCAAGGATTTCTGCCTGCTGTCAGTATATGGATTACTAAGTTAGTAGTAGATACAGTAGCAACAGAGTTGTCTGCTGGTAGAGTATTGGGCTGGACAATTTTGCTACCTTTAGTTGGGGGATGGGTGGGTGCTTTATTGTTAGAAACACTACTCGACCCTTGGCGAACAGCACTTCAGGGTAATCTCAATGATAAATTAATGGCTCATATGAGTTTGAAGTTAATGCGTAAAGCTGATACTTTACCAGACTTGAGCCGTTTTGAAGATGCTGAATTTTATGATGAATTACAGCTTTTACAAGAACAGATTAACTATCAACCGTTGAATTTACTAGAGAATTTGGTGGAATTAGGCCGTTCTTTGGTCACTTTAGTGGTGATGGTGGCGTTATTAATTCCCCTAACTTTTTGGATTCCCTTAGTAATTGCGATCGCTACTATACCCCAGGTAGTCGTTTCTGCTCAATATGGTAAAGCTATTTGGCTGACTCTGTTTGAAAACAGTCCCCAAGCGCGCAGAATGAAGTATTACACTTCAGTCATGTTAAGCGATACCTACGCCAAAGAAACTAGATTATTTCAGCTAGGTTCATTCTTTATTGACCGATATCTGCAAGCATTCCAGTCTTTACATAACTCCATGCGCCATTTGCGGGGTAAACAAGCTTTTTGGTCATCTAGTTTAGCTATTTTAAGTACCCTAGGCAATGGTTTTGCTTTCTATTGGGTAGTACAGAAAGCATTTCAAGGAGAATTAAGTGCAGGTAGCGTACTGTTATTTGTCCAGTCTTTAACTTACTTTCAGCAGAATTTAGGCGAATTTGTCGGCAATGGGCTAGAACTATTTGAAAATGTGCTTTACATGGAGCAGTTTTTTGCTTTTCTCGATAGTACCAGTCCCATGCTCTTAAGTGTACCTGGGGAGAAAATTCCAAATCCCATTCGTAAAGGTATCACTTTTGAAAAAGTGTACTTTCGCTACCCTGATGCTAAGGGATGGGCGGTCAAAAATATTTCTTTTACCCTGCATCCTGGGGAAACTGTCGCCATTGTCGGGGAAAATGGCGCGGGTAAAACTACTCTCGTCAAGTTACTGACTAGGTTATACGACCCCAACAAAGGCAGAATTTTAGTTGATGGCGTAGACCTGAAGAATTTAAATTTAGAACAGTGGCGACAACAAATAGCAGGAGTATTTCAAGATTTTGGTCGTTACTCCCTCACCCTAGGAGAAAATATTGCTTTAGGCAACCTCAAAGCTTTAGAAAATCGTGATTTGCTCAGATATGCCGTAGAAAAAGCCGATATAGTCAAACTAGTAGAACAGTTTCCCACAGGGGAAGACACACCCCTAGGTAAACAGTTTAGCGGTACAGAACTCTCTGGTGGTCAGTGGCAAAAATTAGCCCTAGCTCGTGCTTTTGTCCGTAAGCAAGCTCAAATACTGCTTCTCGATGAACCGACAGCCGCACTTGACCCCCGCAGCGAGTATGAGTTATATCTGCGCTTTGTGGAACTAGCGGAGGGTAAAACTACTATTTTGATTACCCATAGACTTGCTTCTGTGCGAATGGCTCACCGAATATTAGTCCTCAAAGATGGGCGTTTAATTGAGGATGGCACACATCAGGAACTTTTGCAGCATGGGGGAGAGTATACCGCACTTTGGAATATGCAGGTTCAACAGTATGGAATAACTGAGTAA
- a CDS encoding TOMM precursor leader peptide-binding protein has product MQLNDSKRLRLLEHLVISVIPSDGNDGERMIFNTTRRTLEVKGQSLQDVDRVVFPLLDGSRTIGEIRHAVQKKLTNVSLDQCLEFLIDNRLVEDFEEDAIDLDTRTQLLPQLSFYHELGFQAKDVQKQLANARIAIFGLGGSGLIAAMSLAAAGIGFLRLCDDACTVPADAMMMSGWELSQVGAGRAVEAAQRIEAMRGITQTQTVTDPLNDDETVGTSLQDVDLVIVATDAVSVNLAYRLNRLCLQMKRPLLPGGVAGVEGTIGPLVFSEDGPCYLCYRMRSMACAKLPEAKLALEQFLNRERRSQPRLRENLPMGYTLVGSYLALDALKMLLGLPIATDGKLLHLDLISTQLTHHVVLKKPGCPHCSSHQERTR; this is encoded by the coding sequence ATGCAATTAAATGATAGTAAGCGGTTGCGATTGTTAGAACACCTCGTTATTAGCGTTATACCTTCAGATGGTAATGATGGGGAAAGGATGATATTTAACACAACACGGCGGACATTAGAAGTTAAAGGTCAATCCTTGCAAGATGTGGACAGAGTTGTTTTTCCTTTACTCGATGGTAGCCGAACTATAGGAGAAATACGCCATGCTGTCCAAAAAAAGTTGACTAATGTTTCCCTAGACCAATGTTTAGAATTTTTGATTGACAATCGTTTAGTAGAAGATTTCGAGGAAGATGCAATTGATTTAGATACCCGCACTCAATTACTTCCTCAACTGAGTTTTTACCACGAGTTAGGCTTTCAAGCTAAGGATGTTCAAAAGCAATTAGCTAATGCTCGGATTGCTATATTTGGCCTAGGAGGCTCAGGCTTAATAGCTGCAATGTCATTGGCTGCTGCTGGTATCGGTTTTCTGCGTCTGTGTGATGATGCTTGCACAGTTCCTGCTGATGCAATGATGATGTCGGGTTGGGAACTCAGTCAAGTTGGTGCTGGGCGAGCAGTGGAAGCGGCTCAAAGAATTGAGGCGATGAGAGGAATTACCCAAACGCAGACGGTGACAGATCCTTTAAATGATGATGAAACAGTAGGTACATCACTGCAAGATGTTGACTTGGTTATTGTTGCTACCGATGCAGTATCAGTTAATTTAGCCTATCGCCTGAATAGATTATGCTTGCAGATGAAACGCCCATTGCTCCCAGGTGGAGTAGCGGGAGTAGAGGGAACTATAGGGCCGTTAGTCTTTTCTGAGGATGGCCCTTGTTACCTTTGCTATCGGATGCGCTCTATGGCTTGCGCCAAGCTGCCAGAGGCAAAATTGGCTCTTGAGCAGTTTCTCAACCGAGAACGGCGTTCTCAACCCCGTCTACGAGAAAATTTACCTATGGGTTATACCTTAGTTGGTAGTTATCTAGCCCTGGACGCATTAAAGATGTTGCTAGGTTTACCAATAGCTACTGATGGGAAATTACTGCATCTGGATTTGATTAGTACACAGTTGACTCATCATGTTGTACTGAAAAAACCCGGTTGTCCCCATTGTTCATCACATCAGGAGAGAACGCGATGA
- a CDS encoding YcaO-like family protein encodes MNAVVSSSRWRDLVSPHTGIIRAMERISKPYTECELPVIWQAELGYYQIRKQIENLHFGIGKGMTDEQAILGAVGEALERYCGGIVDRRRIVVSSFAECDRLRWAECHRALPPPTFYSFSEQQYSDPNFPFPAFDPTMQTSWIAAQVLGSNQEVFVPMSLTYLDWCGEQPGDDIVPATSNGMASGSSVEFAAYGGLCELIERDALIITWLNRLPAPRIHFQHQPGILREIARNYARFDIELIAFDFTTDIKVPVVVAIAIDHSGQGPAVVTGLGCHLDGQTALRKAIFEISQARPGDLERMANGAGANLHKYEDIQNMDDHSAFFYSSARLGEWDFLLQNDQSLKVEDLPTYTSESEVEKLQTVVNRLNSVGIEAYLVDITTPDIASVGFRVVRTLATELVPIYFGIGQEPLGSKRLFEVPERLGYGRRTEADLNPCPHPIA; translated from the coding sequence ATGAATGCAGTAGTTAGTAGTTCTCGGTGGCGGGATTTGGTCAGCCCCCATACTGGCATTATCCGAGCAATGGAGAGAATCAGCAAGCCATATACAGAGTGTGAACTGCCAGTTATTTGGCAGGCGGAATTAGGGTATTACCAAATTCGCAAACAGATAGAAAATTTACACTTCGGTATCGGCAAGGGTATGACTGATGAGCAGGCTATTTTAGGTGCTGTCGGTGAAGCCTTGGAACGTTACTGTGGAGGAATTGTTGACCGCCGGCGAATAGTAGTGAGTAGCTTTGCAGAATGCGATCGCCTACGGTGGGCAGAATGCCATCGCGCTCTACCTCCTCCCACATTTTACTCTTTTTCTGAACAACAATACTCTGACCCCAATTTTCCTTTTCCGGCATTTGATCCCACAATGCAGACTTCTTGGATTGCTGCTCAGGTACTTGGTAGCAACCAGGAAGTTTTTGTTCCTATGTCGTTAACTTATCTCGATTGGTGCGGGGAACAACCAGGGGATGATATTGTCCCAGCAACTTCTAATGGTATGGCTAGCGGCTCTTCTGTAGAGTTTGCCGCTTACGGTGGTTTGTGCGAGTTGATTGAGCGGGATGCTTTAATCATTACTTGGTTAAATCGCTTACCTGCACCGCGCATACATTTTCAACACCAGCCAGGAATATTAAGGGAAATTGCCCGTAATTACGCCAGATTTGATATTGAGTTAATCGCCTTTGATTTTACCACTGATATTAAAGTACCTGTAGTTGTAGCGATCGCTATTGACCATTCCGGTCAAGGGCCTGCCGTTGTCACTGGTCTGGGATGCCATCTAGATGGTCAAACAGCCCTTCGCAAAGCGATTTTTGAAATTTCTCAAGCCCGCCCTGGTGATCTCGAACGCATGGCTAATGGGGCTGGTGCTAATCTCCATAAATATGAAGATATCCAGAATATGGATGATCACAGTGCTTTTTTCTACTCCTCAGCACGGTTAGGTGAATGGGACTTTTTACTTCAAAATGACCAATCACTTAAAGTTGAAGATTTACCCACCTACACATCTGAATCAGAAGTAGAGAAATTACAAACAGTTGTCAACAGATTAAATTCAGTAGGTATTGAAGCGTATTTAGTCGATATTACCACCCCTGACATTGCATCGGTAGGTTTTCGCGTAGTACGAACTTTAGCTACTGAATTAGTACCTATCTATTTTGGGATTGGACAAGAACCATTAGGTAGTAAGCGTTTATTTGAAGTTCCAGAACGCTTGGGTTACGGTCGCCGGACTGAAGCTGACTTGAATCCTTGCCCTCATCCGATTGCTTAA
- a CDS encoding SagB/ThcOx family dehydrogenase, protein MYKANEPLELTLLYHWNSPPPTGYVKQVPATEMRYMSEAAVIELPAVPQDNYLTNLLRQRHSVRAFQDTEMPLISLGQLLDAACGINGLHDVEGHIFEGRNSPSAGGLYPIEMFVSIQGVTGLSAGLYHYEPRGHGLHWVNESVPSDFVEPLLHQDYVANANALFIMTGVFMRSLHKYSTRGYRFILFEAGHQAQNICLMAVELGLGSLCLGGFNDTSINHILGIDGQRHAALYCIAVGTEKSS, encoded by the coding sequence ATGTACAAAGCTAATGAACCTCTGGAATTAACTCTTCTTTATCACTGGAACTCTCCGCCGCCAACAGGTTATGTCAAGCAAGTTCCGGCTACTGAAATGCGGTATATGTCAGAGGCTGCGGTGATTGAACTACCAGCAGTACCACAGGATAACTACCTCACCAATTTATTGAGACAACGCCATTCTGTGCGGGCTTTTCAAGATACCGAGATGCCCTTGATTTCACTAGGGCAGTTACTTGATGCGGCTTGTGGTATCAATGGGTTACATGATGTAGAAGGTCACATCTTTGAAGGGCGTAACTCTCCATCTGCTGGTGGACTCTATCCAATTGAAATGTTTGTATCTATACAGGGAGTAACAGGATTATCTGCGGGATTATATCACTATGAACCCCGTGGTCATGGATTGCATTGGGTGAATGAGTCAGTACCCAGTGATTTTGTAGAACCTCTACTGCATCAGGATTATGTTGCGAATGCCAATGCTTTATTTATCATGACTGGGGTTTTTATGCGATCGCTCCATAAATATAGTACACGGGGCTACCGCTTTATCCTATTTGAAGCTGGTCATCAAGCTCAAAACATCTGCCTCATGGCTGTAGAGTTAGGGCTTGGCAGTCTTTGTCTAGGAGGATTCAACGATACAAGCATCAATCATATTTTAGGTATTGACGGTCAGCGTCATGCAGCACTTTACTGTATTGCTGTTGGTACGGAAAAAAGTTCCTAA
- the cofG gene encoding 7,8-didemethyl-8-hydroxy-5-deazariboflavin synthase subunit CofG has protein sequence MLVIDSSIVTYSPAYTIVPTYECFNRCTYCNFRTDPGQSPWLTLAAAEDIYKRLQNEQVCEILILSGEVSPRSPKRAAWFQRIYDLCELALGMGFLPHTNAGLLSFAEMQQLKNVNVSMGLMLEQLTPALLKTVHRHAPSKLPELRLQQLEWAGELQIPFTTGLLLGIGETSDDWWETLAAITQIHQRYRHIQEVILQPHSPGNQQTFDAPSFDPHQLPAVITKARQILPSDITIQIPPNLVKDEQWLLACIEAGARDLGGISPKDEVNPDYPHLQQKELREILQPAGWELVPRLPVYSQFDRWLSGELQGAVNRCRKFVNLLAIP, from the coding sequence ATGCTAGTTATAGATTCATCTATAGTTACCTACAGCCCTGCTTACACAATCGTTCCGACTTACGAGTGCTTTAATCGCTGTACCTACTGCAACTTTCGCACTGACCCCGGTCAAAGTCCCTGGCTGACGTTAGCAGCAGCAGAAGATATCTATAAAAGATTGCAAAATGAGCAAGTCTGTGAAATTCTCATCCTCAGTGGTGAAGTGAGTCCTCGCTCACCCAAGCGTGCAGCATGGTTTCAGAGGATTTATGATTTGTGTGAATTAGCATTAGGAATGGGTTTTTTACCGCATACCAATGCTGGCCTTCTGAGTTTTGCAGAAATGCAACAGCTAAAGAATGTCAATGTATCAATGGGTTTAATGCTAGAACAGTTAACCCCAGCTTTATTAAAGACAGTGCATCGCCACGCACCGAGTAAGTTACCAGAACTCAGACTGCAACAATTAGAATGGGCGGGAGAATTGCAGATTCCCTTTACAACTGGGTTATTGTTGGGAATTGGCGAAACCTCTGATGATTGGTGGGAAACCTTAGCAGCCATAACCCAAATTCATCAACGTTATCGCCACATTCAAGAAGTCATCTTACAACCCCACAGTCCAGGGAATCAGCAAACCTTTGACGCTCCATCTTTTGACCCCCATCAATTACCAGCCGTCATTACCAAAGCACGCCAGATTTTACCGTCGGATATTACAATTCAAATTCCGCCAAATTTAGTGAAAGATGAGCAATGGTTACTAGCTTGTATAGAAGCTGGTGCAAGAGATTTAGGGGGAATCAGTCCAAAAGATGAAGTAAATCCCGATTATCCTCACCTTCAACAAAAAGAATTAAGAGAAATTTTACAGCCTGCGGGGTGGGAATTAGTGCCGCGTTTACCTGTGTATTCCCAGTTTGATAGATGGTTGTCAGGAGAGTTGCAAGGGGCGGTAAATCGGTGCAGAAAATTTGTAAATTTATTGGCAATTCCCTAA
- a CDS encoding orange carotenoid-binding protein gives MPFTIDSARGIFPETLAADLVPATIARFGQLNAEDQLALIWFAYLEMGKTITIAAPGAANMVFAEATLNQLKQMSFREQTQVMCDLANRADTPICRAYGIWSANIKLGFWYQLGQWMEQGIIAPIPEGYRLSANAAAVLQAIRGLESGQQITVLRNSVLDMGFDPNKLGSYTKVSEAVAVPKDMAERIPVAIEGVDNPTILSYMDNLNANDFDALIELFTPDGALQPPFQKPIAGKDAVYRFLREDCQNLKLIPERGVSEPAEDGYTQIKVTGKVQTPWFGAGVGMNMAWRFLLTPDNKIFFVAIDLLASPKELLNLVR, from the coding sequence ATGCCTTTTACCATTGATTCAGCTCGTGGTATTTTTCCCGAAACGCTTGCTGCCGATTTAGTCCCAGCTACCATTGCCCGATTCGGTCAACTGAATGCTGAAGATCAGCTAGCTCTCATCTGGTTTGCTTACTTAGAAATGGGTAAAACAATTACCATTGCTGCGCCAGGAGCGGCAAATATGGTGTTTGCAGAAGCAACACTAAATCAACTGAAGCAAATGTCTTTTCGGGAACAAACTCAGGTGATGTGCGATCTAGCAAACCGTGCTGATACTCCTATTTGTCGTGCCTACGGAATTTGGTCTGCCAACATCAAGCTTGGTTTTTGGTATCAACTGGGACAGTGGATGGAGCAGGGTATTATAGCTCCTATTCCAGAAGGGTATCGCCTATCGGCAAATGCCGCAGCAGTCCTGCAAGCTATTCGCGGTCTAGAGTCTGGACAGCAAATTACCGTCCTGCGTAATTCTGTACTAGATATGGGTTTTGACCCCAATAAGTTGGGCAGCTACACCAAAGTTAGTGAAGCTGTTGCTGTGCCGAAAGACATGGCGGAAAGGATTCCAGTCGCTATTGAAGGTGTTGATAATCCAACCATTCTAAGTTACATGGATAACTTAAATGCCAATGACTTTGATGCGTTGATAGAGCTATTCACCCCCGATGGTGCATTGCAACCTCCCTTTCAAAAACCGATCGCAGGTAAGGATGCAGTCTATCGGTTTTTGAGAGAAGATTGTCAAAACTTGAAGTTGATACCAGAGCGGGGTGTTTCTGAACCCGCAGAGGATGGTTACACTCAAATCAAAGTTACAGGTAAAGTACAAACTCCTTGGTTTGGTGCTGGCGTGGGAATGAACATGGCGTGGAGATTTTTGCTCACTCCTGATAATAAAATCTTTTTCGTAGCGATCGACTTATTGGCATCTCCAAAAGAGTTGCTCAATTTGGTTCGCTAG
- a CDS encoding HEAT repeat domain-containing protein, producing the protein MSHSLNSKTPAVDDPILRVQAENDDLVQRVNEQITLETFDSTDQKVLKQLVEGLGDPRGLVRLRFAETLGEIGEPATPFLVEALANHANVVVRRAAAKTLTIISDSSAVPNLLHAFLNDEDTVVRSSSAGALARTGEAAVPALLEILASNEHPEDIKGHAAWALAFIGSEAADYLYQALNAASLDVRCAVIGALGHVAQEQSDEKSCNLLVSALTDPESIIRTEAASALGQVNYPPSVPHLILAIQDTDLDVRKAAINSLGKIGDRSALEPLQAMLQDQQEVVRILAKLAIAQIERQSEDDW; encoded by the coding sequence ATGAGTCACTCGCTCAACTCCAAAACTCCAGCAGTGGATGATCCAATCCTGCGAGTTCAAGCTGAAAATGATGATCTGGTTCAGAGGGTGAATGAGCAGATTACACTAGAAACCTTCGACTCTACAGATCAAAAAGTTCTTAAACAACTGGTGGAGGGGTTGGGAGATCCGCGTGGATTGGTGCGACTGCGCTTTGCTGAAACCTTGGGTGAAATTGGTGAACCGGCAACGCCTTTTTTAGTTGAGGCTCTGGCTAATCATGCTAATGTGGTTGTGCGGCGGGCTGCGGCTAAAACACTCACAATCATCTCTGACTCAAGTGCTGTACCAAACTTGCTTCATGCCTTTCTGAATGATGAAGATACTGTAGTTAGAAGTTCCTCGGCTGGAGCGTTAGCCAGAACAGGAGAAGCGGCTGTACCAGCATTGCTAGAAATTCTGGCATCCAACGAGCATCCCGAAGATATTAAAGGTCACGCAGCATGGGCGTTGGCGTTTATTGGCTCGGAAGCAGCAGATTACCTTTACCAAGCATTGAACGCGGCTTCTTTGGATGTGCGATGTGCTGTAATTGGGGCCCTTGGTCATGTGGCGCAAGAGCAGTCAGACGAAAAATCTTGCAACCTTCTGGTTTCTGCTTTAACTGACCCAGAATCGATCATCCGTACAGAAGCTGCATCAGCATTGGGACAAGTGAATTATCCCCCTTCTGTTCCCCATTTAATTCTGGCAATTCAAGATACCGATTTAGATGTGAGGAAAGCAGCTATTAATTCCCTGGGTAAAATTGGCGATCGCAGTGCTTTAGAACCATTACAGGCAATGCTTCAGGATCAGCAAGAAGTAGTGCGAATATTGGCTAAACTAGCGATCGCCCAAATTGAACGCCAATCAGAAGATGATTGGTAG
- a CDS encoding HEAT repeat domain-containing protein, giving the protein MADYLDTLIRAVEDADSSLLLQEAVKNLAEARLEGAIPTLIASLSYNNPGAAVAAVDGLIQLGEPAVPFLLQLLDNHNYTARAWTIRALAGIGDPRGLLTLLGAATADFALSVRRAAARGLGMMKWHWFPDELLEIAQAEAMDALLFVAQEDDEWVVRYSAVVGLQFLADAVAVTYPEWRSQIQSQFEKMAVKDESWAVRGRVWMAQQHLQAATQPQTIDNQPSPLSSMDWQRIMEGLYGRKGQEREVLAEGDPRRYRELVVAIDPKTGDA; this is encoded by the coding sequence ATGGCTGATTACCTTGACACTCTAATTCGTGCAGTAGAAGACGCAGATTCTTCTCTCCTTTTGCAAGAAGCTGTAAAAAACCTGGCAGAAGCTCGTTTAGAAGGAGCAATTCCCACCTTGATTGCCTCTTTGAGCTATAACAATCCAGGTGCAGCAGTGGCGGCTGTGGATGGGTTAATTCAACTTGGAGAACCCGCAGTACCGTTTCTTTTGCAGCTACTGGATAACCATAACTACACCGCCAGAGCTTGGACAATTCGCGCCTTGGCAGGAATTGGCGACCCCAGAGGGTTATTAACCTTATTGGGAGCAGCCACGGCTGACTTTGCCCTCAGCGTCCGGCGGGCGGCTGCTAGGGGTTTAGGAATGATGAAGTGGCACTGGTTTCCTGATGAACTCCTAGAAATTGCCCAAGCAGAAGCAATGGATGCCCTGCTATTTGTGGCTCAGGAAGATGATGAATGGGTAGTACGCTATTCAGCCGTAGTCGGTTTACAGTTCCTGGCTGATGCAGTTGCCGTGACTTACCCAGAGTGGCGATCGCAAATCCAGTCACAATTTGAAAAAATGGCTGTCAAGGATGAAAGTTGGGCAGTGCGTGGGCGTGTCTGGATGGCACAGCAGCACCTACAAGCAGCAACTCAGCCCCAAACAATAGATAATCAACCCTCACCATTGTCCTCTATGGACTGGCAAAGAATTATGGAAGGTTTGTATGGGCGTAAGGGGCAGGAAAGAGAAGTGTTAGCAGAAGGAGATCCACGCCGATATCGAGAACTAGTAGTGGCGATCGATCCAAAGACTGGTGATGCTTAA